From the Saccharomycodes ludwigii strain NBRC 1722 chromosome I, whole genome shotgun sequence genome, one window contains:
- the MED1 gene encoding Med1p (similar to Saccharomyces cerevisiae YPR070W | MED1 | MEDiator complex), protein MSTITVANTVDPDDEYRSQLSKIIQLFQDYNPGKITQQNITNICNILNLETFVDTLTEEHQEDETEMLKQQQQQQQPTQERETTAVIPTKNVIRLSIASKIIVIDIDFVINSENTSRFTNSVKDAKLVLASNFDNFNYFNPSNKETNKTSNIIYNSLKLYDNLVKFYQNLKFLTLLDKYSSTGIDDLNTNTTTTTTGNINGTTNTSSETNNAINFTSNSINNTGNTFTHTDGFDLFKYFTMLESYLRHCFEKFPNLEVVSNYNDLFGIYFMRKSQTPLLKLTFEEVNDSSSSDNIKPLLEFEHKHGEWYCPYPNKSISGICLVLQVLDENLMFTDNLIAKELLLPSSLSISHPEQVTDNDISLSNHGDTVNTHNNNNNNNNNNKNKNNNGNKVTSLTTATSGANDKYVEITFTSKFYKYKKFNISNENLNYLTDIVKWIYWYDTVLKPFISGELPKKGNVGISGTNSMKNSAVNHKGGRRPSTNVMQEEGIQQISLHDIIRDNVKAGNDGANMGIDNDIIMEDDELDNTNIDNNRKKILISEDYVFKDGYGSISFYDHTDDVHNDLIIWKEFMDKI, encoded by the coding sequence atgaGTACTATAACTGTTGCCAACACTGTGGATCCTGACGATGAATATAGATCTCAgttatcaaaaattattcaacTTTTTCAAGATTATAACCCAGGTAAAATAACACAGCAAAATATAACCAATATTTGCAATATCTTAAACCTTGAAACTTTTGTGGACACATTGACTGAGGAACATCAAGAAGATGAAACAGAAATgctaaaacaacaacaacaacaacaacaaccaacACAAGAACGGGAGACAACTGCAGTAATACCTACGAAAAATGTGATAAGACTATCAATTGCTTCCAAAATTATTGTCATAGATATAGATTTTGTAATTAACTCAGAAAATACAAGCCGTTTTACTAATTCTGTTAAAGATGCTAAATTAGTATTAGCATCCAATTTTGATAACTTTAACTATTTCAACCCATCCAATAAAGAAACCAATAAGACTAGTAATATTATCTATAATTCCTTGAAATTATATGATAACCTAGTCAAATTCTaccaaaatttaaaatttttaactttattgGATAAATATTCAAGCACTGGTATTGATGACTTgaatactaatactactactactactactggaAACATAAATGGGACCACCAACACATCTTCCGAAACCAACAATGCTATTAATTTTACCTCAAATTCCATCAATAATACCGGCAACACTTTTACACACACAGATGGGTTTGACTtgttcaaatattttacaatGCTAGAATCATATTTAAGACattgttttgaaaaatttccTAATTTAGAAGTAGTAAGCAATtataatgatttatttgGTATTTATTTCATGAGAAAATCACAAACACCTTTGCTAAAGTTGACATTTGAAGAAGTAAACGATTCTTCTAGCAGTGATAACATAAAACCATTATTAGAATTTGAACACAAACATGGGGAATGGTATTGCCCATATCcaaataaaagtataagCGGAATTTGTTTAGTACTACAAGTTTTAGATGAAAATCTAATGTTTACTGATAACTTAATTGCTAAAGAACTATTACTACCTTCATCTTTATCAATTTCTCATCCGGAGCAAGTCACAGATAATGATATATCATTGAGTAACCATGGTGATACCGTTAATAcccataataataataacaataataataataataataaaaataaaaataacaacggTAATAAGGTTACTTCGCTTACCACAGCTACAAGTGGAGCTAATGATAAATACGTGGAAATTACATTTACAAGTAAGTTTTACAAATATaagaaatttaatattagtaatgaaaatttgaattatttgacTGATATAGTAAAATGGATTTATTGGTATGATACTGTTTTAAAGCCTTTTATATCAGGCGAATTACCTAAAAAAGGCAATGTTGGTATTTCGGGTACAAACAGTATGAAAAACAGTGCTGTTAATCATAAAGGTGGTAGAAGACCTAGCACGAATGTAATGCAAGAAGAAGGCATTCAACAAATAAGTTTACATGATATTATACGTGATAATGTAAAGGCTGGAAATGATGGTGCAAATATGGGTattgataatgatattatcaTGGAAGATGATGAATTAGACAATACAAATATTGACAACAATcgcaaaaaaatattaatatctGAAGATTATGTTTTTAAGGATGGTTATGGCTCTATTTCGTTTTATGACCACACTGATGATGTCCACAatgatttaattatttggAAAGAGTTTATGGATaagatataa
- the YSA1 gene encoding ADP-ribose diphosphatase (similar to Saccharomyces cerevisiae YBR111C | YSA1 | nudix hydrolase family member with ADP-ribose pyrophosphatase activity) gives MSKGKPELSKVLSISEPESLDQCKWIGLQKIKYQDPNGKQREWDMAVRKTRTESSTSNGKASFKFDSDFVDGVAILAFLKKPNEPTKILLEKQFRPPLNGVCIEFPAGLIDPKESIETSALRELKEETGYIGKIIDKSVIIYNDPGFTNTNLSLVTVEVDLTLPENVNPKCELEDNEFIDLFTVELDNFHDTIVELNKSRGYKLDSRVYNIAQGIKLAQQFKKLGL, from the coding sequence ATGTCTAAAGGTAAACCTGAGCTCTCAAAAGTTTTATCAATATCTGAACCAGAATCATTAGATCAATGTAAATGGATCGGCTTACAAAAGATCAAATATCAAGACCCTAACGGTAAGCAACGTGAATGGGATATGGCTGTACGCAAAACAAGAACCGAATCTTCTACAAGCAATGGTAAAgcttcttttaaatttgattcCGATTTTGTAGATGGTGTTGCTATTCTGgcatttttgaaaaaaccaaatgaaccaacaaaaatattattggaaaaacaatttaGACCACCTTTAAATGGTGTCTGTATTGAATTCCCCGCTGGTCTAATTGATCCTAAAGAGAGTATTGAAACCTCTGCGCTTAGAGAACTAAAGGAGGAAACCGGCTATATTGGTAAAATCATTGACAAATCagttattatttacaatGACCCCGGTTTCACAAACACCAATTTGTCGTTGGTTACTGTAGAGGTTGATCTAACCCTACCTGAAAATGTTAATCCCAAATGTGAGTTGGAAGATAATGAATTTATCGACCTTTTCACCGTAGAATTAGATAATTTCCATGACACTATTGTTGAATTGAACAAATCAAGGGGCTATAAGCTAGATTCAAGAGTTTATAACATAGCTCAAGGAATAAAGTTGGCccaacaatttaaaaaattaggtctataa